Proteins encoded together in one Falco biarmicus isolate bFalBia1 chromosome 4, bFalBia1.pri, whole genome shotgun sequence window:
- the CCDC174 gene encoding coiled-coil domain-containing protein 174 isoform X2 has protein sequence MGGVGQSCQSLLGDRLSIAQQKPSIWNKQNTGVANRAEKDIEQKTEEEHILDKSRKKLEEKAKLYEKMTKGDFPDEETEDLYLVDFTQKIIDKQHEVQELYQSEAAQKTLEKETDDEETQPEMEIPPPENPDEEWVDYVDFLGRSRRCMKKDLPGLLKMDQELQGKRQGLDGNTLLSEDMRKELQRQQWEKEEEEALRKPMGPIHYEDIRENEARQLGVGYFAFSRDKELRNKQRATLDMLREQTLDQRTKREQLKEKRKAALDARLSKLRARKIKKLREAGLEEEAEKLEKGEVKGVTEEPEAPRVTAASRKVEVVIQERRDTKPGVPYVREWDKGKELMFGQWSKKQEELRDERDPEFAPPSDYFTGQKKDDNYRSQNLNSPETSSEKLETEKMQNQQTPSVQANSSSVEDVPPSLQAYNSNVQDESASAEACGSDTQDVPSSAEDDSSDDEGTLPSAQAYGYGAQGGLPSMQVYGYGAQDVLSSMQAYGYSAHDMPFPMQPYGYGAQGMLPPMHTYGYSGHDMPFPMQAYGYGAQDVPPGMQACGCGAQDVPPGMQACGCSAQDVPPGMQACGCSAQEVPPAAQACGCSAQEVPPAAQACGCSAQEVPPAAQACGCSAQDVASSVQTNSSDTQNQEPLYQSLDDMLSYYRQVT, from the exons atggggggagttggccagaGCTGCCAGTCACTGCTCGGGGACCGGCTCAGCATTGCGCAGCAG AAACCAAGCATCtggaacaaacaaaacacaggagTTGCAAATCGAGCTGAGAAAGATATTgagcagaagacagaagaggAGCATATATTAGATAAATCAAG gaagaaactagaagagaaagcaaagctctATGAGAAAATGACAAAAGGCGACTTCCCAG ATGAAGAAACTGAGGATTTGTACCTAGTGGATTTCACTCAGAAGATCATAGATAAACAGCACGAAGTGCAGGAACTGTATCAGAGCGAAGCTGCTCAAAAgactttagaaaaagaaacagatgatgAGGAAACTCAACCTGAAATGGAAATACCACCACCTGAGAACCCAGATGAAGAATG GGTTGATTATGTTGATTTCCTGGGCCGATCTAGACGCTGTATGAAGAAAGATTTGCCAGGTCTACTTAAAATGGATCAGGAACTTCAAGGGAAAAG aCAAGGTCTTGATGGGAATACTCTTTTATCTGAAGACATGAGAAAAGAACTTCAGAGGCAACAgtgggaaaaagaagaggaagaagccCTCAGAAAACCCATGGGACCCATTCATTATGAGGACATTCGAGAAAATG agGCCAGGCAGCTTGGTGTTGGTTACTTTGCCTTTTCTCGTGACAAAGAACTTAGGAATAAACAACGGGCAACACTGGATATGCTAAGAGAGCAG ACACTTGATCAGAGAACTAAACGTgaacagttaaaagaaaaaaggaaggcagCTCTAGATGCAAGGCTGTCTAAACTTCGAGCGCGGAAGATTAAGAAGTTAAGGGAAGCTGGATtagaggaagaggcagaaaaattgGAGAAAGGAG AGGTGAAAGGTGTCACTGAGGAACCAGAAGCTCCCAGAGTTactgcagcaagcagaaagGTAGAGGTTGTCATCCAGGAGAGAAGAGATACAAAGCCTGGAGTGCCTTATGTCCGAGAGTGGGATAAAGGCAAAG AACTGATGTTTGGACAGTGGtcaaagaaacaggaagaactCAGGGATGAGCGAGATCCAGAATTTGCACCACCTTCTGATTACTTTACGGgacaaaaaaaagatgataaTTACAGAAGTCAGAATTTGAACAGTCCTGAAACCTCATCTGAAAAActggaaacagagaaaatgcaaaaccaacAGACGCCATCAGTGCAGGCTAACAGCAGCAGTGTTGAAGATGTGCCACCGTCACTGCAGGCTTACAACAGCAATGTTCAAGACGAGTCGGCATCAGCAGAGGCCTGTGGCAGTGACACTCAAGATGTGCCATCATCAGCGGAGGATGACAGCAGTGATGATGAGGGTACGCTGCCATCAGCACAGGCTTATGGCTATGGCGCTCAAGGTGGGCTGCCATCCATGCAGGTTTACGGCTATGGCGCTCAAGATGTACTGTCATCAATGCAGGCTTACGGCTATAGTGCTCATGATATGCCATTTCCAATGCAGCCTTACGGCTACGGTGCTCAAGGTATGCTGCCACCAATGCACACTTACGGCTACAGCGGTCACGATATGCCCTTTCCAATGCAAGCTTACGGCTATGGTGCCCAAGATGTGCCCCCAGGAATGCAGGCCTGTGGCTGCGGCGCTCAAGATGTGCCCCCAGGAATGCAGGCCTGTGGCTGCAGCGCTCAAGATGTGCCCCCAGGAATGCAGGCCTGTGGCTGCAGCGCCCAAGAggtgccaccagcagcacaggcctGTGGCTGCAGCGCCCAAGAggtgccaccagcagcacaggcctGTGGCTGCAGCGCCCAAGAggtgccaccagcagcacaggcctGTGGCTGCAGCGCCCAAGATGTGGCATCTTCAGTGCAGACCAACAGCAGTGACACTCAAAATCAGGAACCACTTTACCAAAGTTTAGATGATATGCTGTCTTATTACAGACAAGTGACTTGA
- the CCDC174 gene encoding coiled-coil domain-containing protein 174 isoform X1, translating to MDRRKKPLDVAASSLVDLKAELFRKQEEFKKEKLLKDAGIFAKPRTSNKKPSIWNKQNTGVANRAEKDIEQKTEEEHILDKSRKKLEEKAKLYEKMTKGDFPDEETEDLYLVDFTQKIIDKQHEVQELYQSEAAQKTLEKETDDEETQPEMEIPPPENPDEEWVDYVDFLGRSRRCMKKDLPGLLKMDQELQGKRQGLDGNTLLSEDMRKELQRQQWEKEEEEALRKPMGPIHYEDIRENEARQLGVGYFAFSRDKELRNKQRATLDMLREQTLDQRTKREQLKEKRKAALDARLSKLRARKIKKLREAGLEEEAEKLEKGEVKGVTEEPEAPRVTAASRKVEVVIQERRDTKPGVPYVREWDKGKELMFGQWSKKQEELRDERDPEFAPPSDYFTGQKKDDNYRSQNLNSPETSSEKLETEKMQNQQTPSVQANSSSVEDVPPSLQAYNSNVQDESASAEACGSDTQDVPSSAEDDSSDDEGTLPSAQAYGYGAQGGLPSMQVYGYGAQDVLSSMQAYGYSAHDMPFPMQPYGYGAQGMLPPMHTYGYSGHDMPFPMQAYGYGAQDVPPGMQACGCGAQDVPPGMQACGCSAQDVPPGMQACGCSAQEVPPAAQACGCSAQEVPPAAQACGCSAQEVPPAAQACGCSAQDVASSVQTNSSDTQNQEPLYQSLDDMLSYYRQVT from the exons ATGGACCGGAGGAAGAAGCCGCTGGACGTGGCCGCCTCGTCG TTAGTGGATCTCAAAGCAGAACTCTTCCGAAAGCAAGAAgaattcaagaaagaaaagctactgAAAGATGCTGGCATCTTTGCGAAGCCCAGAACTTCTAATAAG AAACCAAGCATCtggaacaaacaaaacacaggagTTGCAAATCGAGCTGAGAAAGATATTgagcagaagacagaagaggAGCATATATTAGATAAATCAAG gaagaaactagaagagaaagcaaagctctATGAGAAAATGACAAAAGGCGACTTCCCAG ATGAAGAAACTGAGGATTTGTACCTAGTGGATTTCACTCAGAAGATCATAGATAAACAGCACGAAGTGCAGGAACTGTATCAGAGCGAAGCTGCTCAAAAgactttagaaaaagaaacagatgatgAGGAAACTCAACCTGAAATGGAAATACCACCACCTGAGAACCCAGATGAAGAATG GGTTGATTATGTTGATTTCCTGGGCCGATCTAGACGCTGTATGAAGAAAGATTTGCCAGGTCTACTTAAAATGGATCAGGAACTTCAAGGGAAAAG aCAAGGTCTTGATGGGAATACTCTTTTATCTGAAGACATGAGAAAAGAACTTCAGAGGCAACAgtgggaaaaagaagaggaagaagccCTCAGAAAACCCATGGGACCCATTCATTATGAGGACATTCGAGAAAATG agGCCAGGCAGCTTGGTGTTGGTTACTTTGCCTTTTCTCGTGACAAAGAACTTAGGAATAAACAACGGGCAACACTGGATATGCTAAGAGAGCAG ACACTTGATCAGAGAACTAAACGTgaacagttaaaagaaaaaaggaaggcagCTCTAGATGCAAGGCTGTCTAAACTTCGAGCGCGGAAGATTAAGAAGTTAAGGGAAGCTGGATtagaggaagaggcagaaaaattgGAGAAAGGAG AGGTGAAAGGTGTCACTGAGGAACCAGAAGCTCCCAGAGTTactgcagcaagcagaaagGTAGAGGTTGTCATCCAGGAGAGAAGAGATACAAAGCCTGGAGTGCCTTATGTCCGAGAGTGGGATAAAGGCAAAG AACTGATGTTTGGACAGTGGtcaaagaaacaggaagaactCAGGGATGAGCGAGATCCAGAATTTGCACCACCTTCTGATTACTTTACGGgacaaaaaaaagatgataaTTACAGAAGTCAGAATTTGAACAGTCCTGAAACCTCATCTGAAAAActggaaacagagaaaatgcaaaaccaacAGACGCCATCAGTGCAGGCTAACAGCAGCAGTGTTGAAGATGTGCCACCGTCACTGCAGGCTTACAACAGCAATGTTCAAGACGAGTCGGCATCAGCAGAGGCCTGTGGCAGTGACACTCAAGATGTGCCATCATCAGCGGAGGATGACAGCAGTGATGATGAGGGTACGCTGCCATCAGCACAGGCTTATGGCTATGGCGCTCAAGGTGGGCTGCCATCCATGCAGGTTTACGGCTATGGCGCTCAAGATGTACTGTCATCAATGCAGGCTTACGGCTATAGTGCTCATGATATGCCATTTCCAATGCAGCCTTACGGCTACGGTGCTCAAGGTATGCTGCCACCAATGCACACTTACGGCTACAGCGGTCACGATATGCCCTTTCCAATGCAAGCTTACGGCTATGGTGCCCAAGATGTGCCCCCAGGAATGCAGGCCTGTGGCTGCGGCGCTCAAGATGTGCCCCCAGGAATGCAGGCCTGTGGCTGCAGCGCTCAAGATGTGCCCCCAGGAATGCAGGCCTGTGGCTGCAGCGCCCAAGAggtgccaccagcagcacaggcctGTGGCTGCAGCGCCCAAGAggtgccaccagcagcacaggcctGTGGCTGCAGCGCCCAAGAggtgccaccagcagcacaggcctGTGGCTGCAGCGCCCAAGATGTGGCATCTTCAGTGCAGACCAACAGCAGTGACACTCAAAATCAGGAACCACTTTACCAAAGTTTAGATGATATGCTGTCTTATTACAGACAAGTGACTTGA